In one Pungitius pungitius chromosome 13, fPunPun2.1, whole genome shotgun sequence genomic region, the following are encoded:
- the nkx1.2la gene encoding NK1 transcription factor related 2-like,a, whose product MLDPKDRGETMTSSHKIPFSIIDILDPNKFNSKRGGELSIVAEKFTEPREEGTSVESDGTAGGDFRVEGTKAEKETGDEPSMHRAVVADPLALSPPPGTELCLPGEQDEAGAAAAQQDPSPHKRRRPDQACAKPRRARTAFTYEQLVALENKFRSTRYLSVCERLNLALSLSLTETQVKIWFQNRRTKWKKQNPGADSTLQPGSNSLVNVSPNPPNCGASSAGFHQTFPSFSSGNVMFHAAGALPLSSAGGLLHPFMSSGFVQPNYFNPHL is encoded by the exons ATGCTGGACCCGAAGGACCGTGGAGAGACAATGACGTCCAGTCACAAGATTCCCTTTTCTATAATTGATATATTGGATCCGAACAAATTCAATAGCAAAAGAGGAGGCGAACTTTCCATCGTCGCTGAGAAGTTTACTGAGCCACGAGAAGAGGGAACAAGTGTGGAGTCGGACGGCACTGCAGGTGGAGACTTCAGAGTTGAGGGCACGAAAGCAG agaaagagacaggagATGAACCCTCCATGCATCGTGCAGTCGTTGCTGACCCGCTTGCCCTTTCCCCACCTCCGGGAACAGAGCTGTGCCTCCCCGGGGAGCAGGACGAGGCGGGGGCCGCGGCGGCCCAGCAGGACCCATCGCCGCACAAGCGGCGGCGCCCGGACCAGGCCTGTGCCAAACCACGGCGCGCCAGAACAGCGTTCACGTACGAGCAACTGGTGGCTCTGGAAAACAAGTTCCGCTCAACTCGGTACCTGTCCGTGTGCGAGAGACTAAACCTCGCCTTGTCCCTGAGTCTGACCGAAACCCAGGTGAAaatctggttccagaaccggAGGACCAAATGGAAAAAGCAGAACCCCGGGGCGGACAGCACCTTGCAGCCCGGCTCCAACTCCCTGGTCAACGTCAGTCCAAACCCGCCCAACTGTGGGGCAAGCTCCGCCGGGTTCCACCAAACTTTTCCCAGCTTTAGCTCTGGTAACGTGATGTTCCACGCGGCCGGCGCGCTTCCACTTTCATCCGCTGGAGGGCTCTTGCATCCCTTCATGTCCAGTGGTTTCGTCCAGCCGAATTATTTTAATCCACATCTATGA